One genomic segment of Erythrobacter sp. THAF29 includes these proteins:
- a CDS encoding 50S ribosomal protein L25/general stress protein Ctc: MSEALILPAEARERAGKGASRALRREGRVPAVIYGGKEEPTPIHVEEKELVKQLMTGHFMNSIVKIEVGGETVRTLPKDVALHPVSDRPTHVDFFRLARDAKVEVSIPVVFINEEASPGLKKGGVLNVVRHEVDLVCEADKIPSEIEIDVTGKEVGDSIHISEVTLPAGSESAITDRDYTIATLVAPSALKKSEEEEAEGAEEVDADAVPATEQGEDGDDAEGGEDKSED; the protein is encoded by the coding sequence ATGAGCGAAGCTCTTATTCTGCCCGCCGAAGCGCGCGAACGGGCTGGCAAGGGAGCCTCCCGTGCACTTCGCCGCGAAGGTCGGGTCCCCGCTGTCATCTATGGCGGCAAGGAAGAACCCACTCCGATCCACGTCGAGGAGAAGGAACTGGTCAAGCAGTTGATGACCGGTCACTTCATGAACTCGATCGTCAAGATCGAAGTCGGCGGCGAAACCGTCCGCACCCTGCCAAAGGACGTTGCGCTTCACCCGGTTTCCGACCGTCCGACCCACGTCGACTTCTTCCGCCTCGCTCGCGATGCCAAGGTCGAAGTGTCGATCCCGGTGGTCTTCATCAACGAAGAAGCATCGCCTGGCCTCAAGAAGGGCGGCGTTCTCAACGTAGTCCGTCACGAAGTCGACCTCGTGTGCGAAGCCGACAAGATCCCGAGTGAGATCGAAATCGACGTCACCGGCAAGGAAGTTGGCGATTCGATCCACATCAGCGAAGTAACGCTGCCTGCCGGTAGCGAAAGCGCAATCACCGATCGCGACTACACCATCGCAACGCTGGTCGCTCCGTCGGCTCTCAAGAAGAGCGAAGAGGAAGAGGCCGAAGGCGCAGAAGAAGTGGATGCAGATGCAGTCCCCGCAACCGAACAGGGCGAGGACGGCGACGACGCAGAAGGCGGGGAAGACAAGAGCGAAGATTAA
- the mutL gene encoding DNA mismatch repair endonuclease MutL, with protein sequence MPENHPRIRRLPSDLVNRIAAGEVVERPASALKELVENAIDAGSTRIAVALNDGGLTRFEVTDDGCGMSRSDMALALERHATSKLPDDAIEMVATLGFRGEALPSIASVARITIESRVRGVDDGWRMVVDHGELVEEGPAALPPGTRVRVENLFAKVPARRKFLRTPRSEYIACLDIVRRLAMARPEIAFTLENGAEGKTRKALTTQMDEPLATRVSQIIARELKDNAVEINLSRETPHGAMRLTGIAGLPTFNRGVADHQYLFVNGRPVKDRLLTGAVRGAYSDMLARDRHAVLALFLDISPQDVDVNVHPAKTEVRFRDANGVRGFIVSGLRQALATGDRRSAQGPDRKAMERWQQEPVRDEAPALRSIFEGRDWNAPQTRVSEPRPEWTPQQPEALPTGRAEEASPMTEEAKDYPLGIARGQVANTYIVAESEDGLVLVDQHAAHERLVLERLKSAGAGEAAQRSQALLVPDVVEMDEADCDRLEDAAEGLARYGLVIERFGPAAMLVRAVPAAIAKADTTKLLHDLADDIAKHGKNEESGALLLSEKLEYVLATMACHGSVRAGRVLSVAEMNALLREMEATPRSGQCNHGRPTWVKLSMEDVEKLFGRH encoded by the coding sequence ATGCCCGAAAACCACCCCCGCATTCGCCGCCTGCCAAGCGATCTGGTGAACCGGATCGCCGCCGGAGAGGTGGTCGAACGCCCCGCGTCCGCGCTCAAGGAGCTGGTCGAGAACGCGATCGACGCCGGTTCGACCCGAATCGCCGTAGCGTTGAACGATGGCGGATTGACGCGTTTCGAGGTCACCGATGACGGCTGCGGCATGAGCCGCTCCGACATGGCTCTCGCGCTCGAACGCCATGCCACTTCCAAACTTCCCGACGACGCGATCGAGATGGTCGCAACGCTCGGCTTTCGCGGCGAGGCGCTCCCCTCGATCGCCAGCGTAGCGCGGATCACGATCGAGAGCCGGGTGCGCGGTGTCGATGATGGTTGGCGCATGGTCGTCGATCACGGCGAACTCGTCGAAGAAGGCCCTGCCGCGCTTCCTCCGGGCACCCGCGTAAGGGTCGAAAACCTGTTCGCCAAAGTGCCTGCCCGCAGGAAATTCCTGCGCACGCCGCGCAGCGAATACATCGCTTGCCTCGATATAGTGCGCCGCCTCGCCATGGCCAGGCCGGAGATCGCCTTCACGCTCGAGAACGGGGCGGAGGGCAAGACCCGCAAGGCTCTGACCACGCAGATGGACGAGCCTCTCGCGACACGCGTTTCACAGATCATAGCGCGGGAACTCAAGGACAATGCGGTCGAGATAAACTTGTCGCGCGAGACGCCGCATGGCGCGATGCGGCTGACGGGTATTGCTGGCCTTCCGACCTTTAATCGCGGTGTGGCCGATCATCAGTATCTGTTCGTGAATGGCCGTCCGGTGAAGGACCGGCTGCTGACAGGAGCGGTGCGCGGTGCGTACTCCGACATGCTTGCACGCGATCGCCATGCGGTGCTCGCGCTGTTTCTCGACATCTCGCCGCAAGACGTTGATGTTAATGTTCATCCGGCAAAGACCGAGGTGCGTTTCCGCGATGCAAACGGAGTGCGCGGTTTCATCGTTTCCGGACTGAGGCAGGCGCTCGCGACAGGCGATAGGCGGAGCGCACAGGGTCCGGACCGCAAGGCGATGGAGCGCTGGCAGCAGGAGCCCGTTCGCGATGAGGCACCGGCACTGCGCTCGATCTTCGAGGGCCGCGACTGGAACGCACCTCAAACCCGCGTGTCTGAACCTCGTCCCGAATGGACGCCGCAGCAGCCCGAAGCTCTCCCCACGGGACGTGCCGAGGAAGCCTCACCGATGACCGAGGAGGCAAAAGACTATCCGCTCGGCATTGCGCGCGGGCAGGTTGCGAATACCTACATCGTCGCCGAGAGCGAAGATGGGCTGGTGCTTGTCGACCAGCATGCAGCGCACGAGAGGCTCGTGCTCGAACGTCTGAAATCCGCAGGGGCGGGGGAGGCGGCGCAGCGTTCGCAGGCGCTGCTCGTCCCCGACGTCGTAGAAATGGACGAGGCCGATTGCGACCGGCTCGAGGATGCGGCGGAGGGTCTTGCGCGCTACGGGCTGGTGATCGAACGGTTCGGCCCGGCGGCGATGCTGGTGCGCGCCGTACCCGCTGCCATTGCCAAGGCCGATACCACCAAGCTCCTGCATGATCTTGCCGACGACATCGCTAAGCACGGCAAGAACGAGGAATCGGGCGCGCTGCTGCTCTCCGAAAAGCTCGAATATGTCCTTGCAACGATGGCCTGCCACGGATCGGTCAGGGCAGGGCGGGTGCTATCGGTGGCCGAGATGAACGCGCTGCTGCGCGAGATGGAAGCAACCCCGCGCTCAGGCCAATGCAATCACGGACGGCCCACCTGGGTGAAGCTGAGCATGGAAGACGTCGAGAAGCTGTTCGGGAGGCATTGA
- the ychF gene encoding redox-regulated ATPase YchF yields MGFRCGIVGLPNVGKSTLFNALTETQAAQAANYPFCTIEPNVGQVAVPDERLDKIAAIAGSAKIVPTQLAFVDIAGLVKGASKGEGLGNQFLGNIREVDAIVHVLRCFEDDDIQHVANKVDPIADAEVVETELMLADLESLEKRVPNAQKRATGGDKEAKIMASVLGQALDLLREGKPARLTEPKDDEEARVFRQAQLLTAKPVLYVCNVAEEDAAEGNELSAKVFEKAKAEGAEAVVVSAAIEAELVAMPPEDRAEYLAELGLTESGLARVIRAGYKLLGLKTFFTAGPKEARAWTFPDGAKAPQAAGEIHTDFEKGFIRAETISYEDYIALGGEAAAREAGKLRQEGKEYVVQDGDVMLFKFNV; encoded by the coding sequence ATGGGTTTCCGTTGCGGGATCGTGGGCCTGCCCAATGTCGGCAAGTCCACCCTTTTCAATGCTCTCACCGAAACGCAGGCTGCGCAGGCCGCGAACTACCCGTTCTGCACGATCGAACCGAATGTCGGGCAGGTAGCTGTGCCGGACGAGCGGCTGGACAAGATCGCCGCCATCGCGGGCAGCGCGAAAATCGTTCCGACGCAGCTCGCTTTCGTCGACATTGCCGGCCTCGTGAAAGGCGCGAGCAAGGGCGAAGGCCTTGGCAACCAGTTCCTCGGCAACATCCGCGAGGTCGATGCAATTGTCCACGTGCTGCGCTGTTTCGAGGATGACGATATCCAGCACGTCGCCAACAAGGTCGATCCGATTGCCGATGCCGAGGTGGTCGAAACCGAGCTGATGCTCGCCGATCTCGAAAGCCTCGAAAAGCGCGTTCCCAATGCGCAGAAGCGCGCGACCGGCGGCGACAAGGAAGCCAAGATCATGGCGAGCGTTCTGGGTCAGGCGCTCGACCTGCTCAGGGAAGGCAAACCTGCGCGCCTCACCGAGCCCAAGGACGATGAAGAGGCGCGGGTATTCCGCCAGGCGCAGCTGTTGACGGCAAAGCCTGTGCTTTATGTGTGCAATGTCGCCGAGGAAGACGCAGCCGAGGGCAACGAGCTATCGGCCAAGGTATTCGAGAAAGCGAAGGCGGAAGGTGCGGAGGCGGTCGTGGTCTCCGCTGCAATCGAGGCCGAGCTCGTCGCGATGCCGCCCGAGGACCGCGCCGAATACCTCGCAGAGCTCGGGCTTACCGAAAGCGGCCTCGCCCGCGTGATCCGCGCGGGATACAAGCTGCTCGGCCTCAAGACGTTCTTCACCGCCGGCCCGAAGGAGGCGCGCGCCTGGACATTCCCGGACGGCGCCAAGGCTCCGCAGGCGGCAGGCGAAATCCACACCGATTTTGAAAAAGGGTTTATCCGCGCTGAAACAATATCCTACGAGGATTACATCGCGCTTGGCGGTGAGGCGGCAGCGCGCGAAGCTGGCAAACTGCGGCAGGAAGGCAAGGAATACGTCGTTCAGGATGGCGACGTGATGCTGTTCAAGTTCAACGTCTGA
- a CDS encoding TraB/GumN family protein: MRFTLALPLIALTAGAPLAATETEVTSAPTELVCEAGSGQKLSDIEAVPPVQDYEPSPAMWKIADEDTTIYLFGTYHVLPEGFRWRTPLFDKVMAEVDEVVFESRDDEEVEPGDLSVDQLRLMLLLREYRSDTPISERLSEQNREKFLRLLDAADIPAARVEHGPPLMAMLAIVMAMIEAEGSQRELGVETIIEAEFKESGRPISAIEDFIQVLENMFNIDEVTMIDALEQGLTEWDGCELFDPADVDWSNEHSWAQGKLDAADLEEMFEDPFGKALYEVLLTDRNRAWTDWVVKRLEQPGNLLLAVGAGHMEGPDSLVTMLEQRGVTSNRIQ; this comes from the coding sequence ATGCGCTTCACGCTTGCTCTCCCCCTGATCGCCCTCACCGCCGGCGCGCCTCTCGCCGCAACAGAAACCGAGGTGACGTCAGCCCCCACGGAGCTCGTGTGCGAAGCAGGGTCAGGGCAGAAACTTTCGGATATCGAGGCGGTCCCACCTGTTCAGGACTACGAGCCCTCGCCAGCCATGTGGAAGATCGCGGACGAGGACACAACGATCTACCTGTTTGGAACCTATCACGTCCTTCCCGAAGGATTCCGCTGGCGCACGCCATTGTTCGACAAGGTGATGGCCGAGGTCGATGAAGTTGTCTTCGAATCGCGCGACGATGAGGAGGTGGAACCGGGCGATCTTTCGGTCGATCAGCTGCGGCTGATGCTGCTGCTGCGCGAGTATCGTAGCGACACTCCGATCTCCGAGCGGCTGTCAGAGCAAAACCGCGAGAAATTCCTGCGCTTGCTGGATGCCGCCGACATACCGGCAGCGCGGGTTGAGCACGGCCCTCCCCTGATGGCGATGCTGGCAATCGTAATGGCAATGATCGAAGCCGAAGGTTCCCAGCGCGAGCTTGGTGTGGAAACCATTATCGAGGCAGAATTCAAGGAAAGCGGACGGCCGATCTCGGCAATCGAGGATTTCATCCAGGTGCTCGAAAACATGTTCAACATCGATGAGGTGACCATGATCGATGCGCTGGAACAGGGTCTGACCGAATGGGATGGTTGCGAACTGTTCGATCCGGCAGACGTCGACTGGTCGAACGAGCATTCGTGGGCCCAGGGCAAGCTGGATGCGGCGGATCTGGAGGAGATGTTCGAGGATCCCTTTGGCAAGGCGCTCTACGAAGTGCTTCTGACCGATCGCAACCGCGCCTGGACGGATTGGGTCGTGAAGCGTCTGGAGCAACCGGGCAACCTGCTCCTCGCTGTCGGAGCAGGTCATATGGAAGGCCCGGATTCGCTCGTGACCATGCTTGAACAGCGCGGTGTAACCTCAAACCGCATCCAATAG
- a CDS encoding MauE/DoxX family redox-associated membrane protein, which produces MDKAAQLYRMVTDDQVCPYGIKAKHLLESRGYKVEDHPLASRDETDAFKAQHGVDTTPQVFIDGKRVGGYDSLRELFGIAREKGGKSYRPVLAVFAVALALSVSVSLGMLGSLGVRTIEWFVAFSMAMLAMLKLQDVEQFSSMFIGYDLLGRRYVPYAYAYPYLEALAAVLMAGRVLPWISIPVALFIGTVGAVSVFYAVYIQKRELKCACVGGSGDVPLGFISLSENLAMIGMALWMVLQF; this is translated from the coding sequence ATGGACAAGGCCGCCCAGCTCTATCGCATGGTCACAGACGATCAAGTGTGCCCCTATGGCATAAAGGCAAAGCACCTGCTGGAAAGCCGTGGGTACAAGGTGGAGGATCATCCCCTCGCCTCGCGCGACGAAACCGATGCCTTCAAGGCACAGCACGGCGTGGATACGACCCCGCAGGTTTTCATCGATGGCAAGCGAGTTGGCGGTTACGATTCGCTGCGCGAGCTCTTCGGGATCGCAAGAGAAAAAGGTGGCAAAAGCTACCGCCCGGTTCTCGCAGTGTTCGCGGTCGCCCTGGCTCTCTCGGTTTCGGTCTCTTTGGGCATGCTGGGGAGCTTGGGCGTCCGCACCATCGAGTGGTTCGTCGCATTTTCCATGGCGATGCTCGCCATGCTCAAACTGCAGGATGTCGAGCAGTTTTCGAGCATGTTTATCGGCTACGACCTGCTCGGGCGGCGCTATGTGCCATACGCCTATGCCTATCCCTACCTCGAAGCGCTCGCTGCGGTGCTGATGGCCGGGCGCGTCCTGCCGTGGATCTCGATCCCCGTCGCGCTCTTCATCGGGACGGTCGGCGCGGTGAGCGTGTTCTACGCAGTCTATATCCAGAAACGCGAGCTCAAATGCGCCTGCGTCGGCGGGAGCGGCGATGTGCCGCTGGGGTTCATTTCGCTCAGCGAGAACCTCGCGATGATCGGGATGGCGCTGTGGATGGTGTTGCAGTTTTAG
- the pth gene encoding aminoacyl-tRNA hydrolase translates to MQIWVGLGNPGPRYAMHRHNIGFMAVDVIAEMHGFGAVQKKFSGWVQEGRIGSEKILLLKPATFMNESGRSVGEALRFYKLGTDALTVFHDELDLAPFKVKVKHGGGHAGHNGLRSIDRHVGPDFRRVRIGIGHPGHKDRVNGHVLGNYPKSEEDILVQMLGAIGAEAEWLAKGDDPRFMSNVALRLQE, encoded by the coding sequence ATGCAAATATGGGTTGGCCTTGGAAATCCCGGTCCGCGCTACGCGATGCACCGGCACAATATCGGCTTTATGGCGGTAGACGTCATCGCCGAGATGCATGGCTTTGGCGCGGTTCAGAAGAAGTTCTCCGGCTGGGTGCAGGAAGGCAGGATCGGATCGGAGAAAATCCTTCTGCTGAAGCCGGCGACGTTTATGAATGAGAGCGGCCGCAGCGTCGGCGAGGCTCTGCGCTTCTACAAGCTCGGCACCGATGCACTCACCGTATTCCATGACGAACTCGATCTCGCCCCGTTCAAGGTCAAGGTGAAGCACGGCGGTGGCCATGCCGGGCACAACGGGCTGCGATCGATAGACCGGCATGTAGGCCCCGATTTCCGGCGCGTTCGCATAGGGATCGGCCATCCGGGTCATAAGGATCGGGTGAACGGCCACGTGCTCGGCAACTACCCAAAGAGCGAGGAGGACATTCTCGTCCAGATGCTCGGCGCAATCGGCGCGGAGGCCGAATGGCTCGCCAAGGGAGACGATCCGCGCTTCATGAGCAATGTCGCGCTGAGGCTGCAGGAGTGA
- a CDS encoding UrcA family protein, translating into MRIALALIASTFAFAATPSLAAGPNATDFDENVKYADIDLTTEKGVSLLDERVKTIIRRKCANGGRDSASIRLERACRKSAFAAAETQVRVAVSNARANQVRLASKEPVAPEA; encoded by the coding sequence ATGCGTATTGCCCTTGCCCTTATCGCTTCGACCTTCGCCTTCGCTGCCACTCCCTCGCTCGCCGCTGGTCCCAATGCGACCGACTTCGATGAAAATGTGAAATATGCGGATATCGACCTCACAACCGAGAAAGGCGTCTCATTGCTCGATGAACGGGTGAAAACGATCATCCGCCGCAAGTGCGCAAATGGTGGTCGCGACAGCGCTTCGATCCGCCTCGAACGCGCATGCCGCAAGTCCGCCTTTGCAGCTGCAGAAACACAGGTCCGGGTGGCAGTCTCCAATGCCCGTGCCAACCAGGTTCGTCTCGCTTCCAAAGAACCAGTTGCACCGGAAGCCTGA
- a CDS encoding TraB/GumN family protein — MDPTADPLVFEITSANGHVEGWLLGTIHALPDDAKWRTPAITDAIEKADYLLVEVGNLDDRDAIAETFTMLATSPGQTGLSSRVSPQFRDRLTAVMKEADRTPSDFDATETWAAALILARVGATGDPANGVDRVLIEEFGNREVREFEGALGQLRIFDALAEEDQRDLLEGVIVEIEAAREQPDRLRSAWLTGDVRELEKFTRSGIMADPEVRDALLVRRNERWTNDLTEALGEPEKPLVAVGAGHLVGPDSLPAMLETRGYTVTRLAR; from the coding sequence GTGGACCCTACGGCCGATCCGCTCGTATTCGAGATCACAAGCGCAAATGGCCATGTAGAAGGCTGGTTGCTCGGGACGATCCATGCCCTCCCCGATGATGCGAAGTGGCGCACGCCGGCTATCACAGATGCGATCGAGAAGGCCGATTACCTGCTCGTCGAGGTCGGCAATCTCGACGACAGGGATGCGATCGCCGAAACCTTCACCATGCTCGCGACCTCTCCGGGTCAAACGGGATTGTCGAGCCGGGTCAGCCCTCAATTCCGGGACCGGCTCACTGCGGTGATGAAGGAGGCGGACCGGACGCCTTCTGACTTCGATGCAACCGAGACCTGGGCCGCAGCACTAATTCTCGCCCGCGTAGGGGCGACCGGCGATCCTGCCAATGGGGTGGACCGGGTGCTGATCGAGGAGTTCGGCAATCGCGAGGTACGCGAGTTCGAAGGTGCGCTCGGCCAATTGCGCATCTTCGATGCTCTCGCTGAGGAAGATCAGCGCGACCTACTCGAAGGCGTGATCGTCGAGATTGAAGCGGCGCGCGAACAGCCCGACAGACTTCGCAGCGCATGGCTCACGGGGGACGTGCGGGAGCTTGAAAAATTCACCCGCAGCGGGATCATGGCCGATCCCGAAGTCCGGGACGCCCTCCTCGTTCGTCGCAACGAGCGCTGGACCAATGATCTGACCGAGGCACTCGGTGAACCGGAAAAACCCCTCGTCGCAGTCGGAGCGGGCCACCTGGTGGGACCGGACAGCCTCCCGGCGATGCTGGAAACCCGCGGATACACTGTCACCCGCCTTGCCCGATAA
- a CDS encoding helix-turn-helix transcriptional regulator → MKNRLKVLRAERDWSQAELAVHLDVSRQAVNAIETGKHDPSLPLAFRIARLFDRPIEEIFDDET, encoded by the coding sequence ATGAAGAACCGTCTCAAAGTCTTGCGCGCCGAACGCGACTGGTCGCAGGCCGAACTGGCGGTGCATCTCGACGTGTCGCGACAGGCCGTGAACGCGATCGAGACTGGCAAGCATGACCCCTCCCTTCCCCTCGCTTTCAGGATTGCGCGCCTTTTTGACCGACCGATCGAGGAGATATTCGATGACGAAACTTGA
- a CDS encoding TraB/GumN family protein translates to MKLRPLLASSASLVLAFAAPAHAGEASVPSAQEPSEEATSSEAPGVPALWKVADEDTTIYMFGTVHVLPPDVDWHTGAIKDALAKSGELVTEIDMTPEAMAEIAGSMQSKGMLPQGETLRGLMNEEQRATYEAGLAKLGIPANAFDRFEPWFAAIALLQISLQASGYTDDKGVENVLEATVADGTKRVALETVDFQINVFDGLPIDQQLLFLLEGAEDPLASIEMLNQVVELWSTGRAEELGALMTEAMMAHPNLAERLLYSRNANWAEWIDERLDEPGTVFLAVGAGHLSGEKSVPDLLAERGIETSRVQ, encoded by the coding sequence ATGAAACTACGTCCACTCCTAGCCTCCTCCGCCTCTCTGGTCTTGGCGTTTGCGGCCCCGGCCCATGCCGGCGAGGCTTCGGTCCCAAGCGCACAGGAGCCGTCGGAGGAGGCAACGTCCTCCGAAGCACCCGGCGTCCCCGCGCTCTGGAAAGTCGCTGACGAGGACACGACGATCTACATGTTCGGCACCGTCCACGTGCTGCCGCCCGATGTGGACTGGCACACGGGCGCGATAAAGGATGCGCTCGCCAAATCGGGCGAACTCGTCACCGAAATAGACATGACGCCCGAGGCAATGGCCGAAATCGCCGGCTCCATGCAGTCCAAGGGGATGTTGCCGCAGGGTGAAACCCTGCGCGGCCTGATGAATGAAGAGCAGCGCGCGACATACGAGGCGGGCCTTGCAAAGCTCGGCATCCCGGCCAATGCGTTCGACCGTTTTGAGCCGTGGTTTGCGGCCATCGCGCTCCTTCAGATATCACTTCAGGCATCCGGCTATACCGACGACAAGGGGGTCGAAAACGTGCTCGAAGCGACGGTTGCCGATGGCACCAAGCGCGTGGCGCTGGAGACAGTCGATTTCCAGATCAACGTCTTTGACGGGCTGCCGATCGACCAGCAATTGCTATTCCTGCTCGAAGGGGCCGAGGATCCACTGGCGAGCATCGAGATGCTCAACCAGGTCGTGGAATTGTGGTCGACCGGTCGTGCCGAGGAGCTTGGCGCGCTTATGACCGAGGCGATGATGGCGCATCCCAACCTTGCCGAACGGCTTCTCTATTCGCGCAACGCCAACTGGGCCGAATGGATCGACGAGCGGCTCGACGAGCCGGGCACCGTTTTCCTGGCAGTGGGCGCTGGTCATCTTTCGGGTGAAAAGAGCGTGCCTGACCTGCTTGCTGAGCGCGGGATCGAGACCTCGCGGGTGCAGTGA
- a CDS encoding SDR family oxidoreductase, which produces MTDINRRTLLAGAAATGALAATAKISAQDVFAPAPDLSGKSILITGCSTGFGRLSAEHFARGGARVFATMRNTPRAEAEELIQLADDEGLDLHVIEIDVMSDELVATGVAEAERINGCPIDVLINNAGISYGGPIEIQDMEATRHTFDTNVFGPQRLIRAVLPGMRKAKSGLIINVSSQLGRVIAPSYGMYSPSKFALEALSEGLAYELVPHGVDVTIIEPGGYPTMIWSNANKNSLALLARSEGTHTDGYPALVARLGQRTGGGSTDPMDVPRAMAEVIAMPAGTRPLRRPVHPGPKPQTPINELTARVQVEWLGASPFGPWVKAVHGA; this is translated from the coding sequence ATGACTGACATCAACCGCCGCACATTGTTGGCCGGTGCTGCAGCAACGGGCGCGCTCGCCGCGACCGCCAAAATCTCCGCACAGGACGTGTTCGCCCCCGCCCCCGACCTTTCCGGCAAGAGCATCCTCATCACCGGTTGCTCAACCGGTTTTGGCAGGCTTTCGGCGGAGCATTTCGCCCGCGGCGGTGCGCGGGTCTTTGCCACCATGCGCAACACGCCCCGGGCCGAGGCCGAGGAGCTGATCCAGCTCGCCGACGACGAGGGCCTCGACCTCCATGTAATCGAAATCGACGTGATGTCGGATGAGCTCGTCGCCACAGGTGTTGCCGAGGCAGAGCGGATCAATGGCTGCCCGATTGATGTGCTCATCAACAATGCGGGCATATCCTATGGCGGACCGATCGAAATCCAGGATATGGAAGCCACACGCCACACCTTCGACACCAACGTATTCGGGCCGCAACGGCTGATCCGCGCGGTCCTGCCAGGGATGAGGAAGGCGAAGTCTGGCCTCATCATCAATGTCTCGTCTCAACTCGGCCGCGTGATCGCACCATCCTACGGCATGTATTCTCCGAGCAAATTCGCGCTCGAAGCCTTGAGCGAAGGCCTCGCCTATGAGCTCGTGCCGCACGGCGTGGACGTGACAATCATCGAACCGGGCGGGTACCCGACGATGATCTGGTCCAATGCCAACAAGAACAGTCTTGCATTGCTCGCCCGATCGGAAGGTACCCATACCGATGGGTATCCGGCTCTCGTTGCCAGACTGGGCCAGCGCACAGGGGGCGGTTCGACCGATCCGATGGACGTGCCGCGCGCCATGGCGGAGGTCATCGCGATGCCTGCGGGCACAAGGCCGCTGCGCCGTCCGGTACACCCCGGCCCCAAACCGCAGACACCAATCAACGAGCTCACGGCCCGGGTTCAGGTGGAGTGGCTCGGCGCATCGCCATTCGGGCCGTGGGTCAAGGCAGTTCACGGCGCGTGA
- a CDS encoding CPBP family intramembrane glutamic endopeptidase, giving the protein MSNALDTSTLTRSTLLSLIGGQAIAFFGTGLAFWWLAGREIGAFLVFSSDGILIGVALGAGLSAIAAIGFFGWQHLTDRLVRLQAEGYGIFNTRLNLPTIIAISLCAGIGEEALFRGGMQTFLGDYTGPWVAIAISSALFAALHLPKPIIAVLVFSIGALFGIVYWLTNSLLGVMVGHALYDIFALWYVQKRVIELGINGQDGEPEND; this is encoded by the coding sequence GTGAGTAATGCGCTGGATACGTCGACGTTGACGCGCTCCACCCTGCTTTCGCTCATTGGCGGACAGGCAATAGCTTTTTTCGGGACAGGACTGGCCTTCTGGTGGCTCGCAGGACGTGAGATCGGTGCATTTCTCGTGTTCAGCTCGGACGGCATCCTGATCGGCGTCGCGCTCGGCGCTGGCCTTTCAGCCATCGCGGCGATCGGGTTTTTCGGCTGGCAGCATCTGACCGATCGCCTGGTACGACTCCAGGCCGAAGGATACGGAATCTTCAACACGCGGCTCAATTTGCCGACCATTATCGCCATTTCGTTATGCGCTGGTATTGGTGAGGAGGCGCTGTTCAGAGGCGGTATGCAAACCTTCCTCGGCGACTACACTGGCCCATGGGTCGCAATCGCGATCAGTTCCGCACTCTTCGCCGCGCTGCACCTACCGAAGCCGATCATTGCCGTCCTCGTATTTTCGATCGGGGCGCTTTTCGGCATAGTATACTGGCTGACCAACAGCCTGCTTGGCGTGATGGTCGGGCACGCCCTCTACGATATCTTTGCGCTATGGTATGTGCAAAAGCGAGTGATCGAATTGGGGATCAACGGACAGGATGGAGAGCCGGAAAATGACTGA